One Besnoitia besnoiti strain Bb-Ger1 chromosome VIII, whole genome shotgun sequence DNA segment encodes these proteins:
- a CDS encoding ribosomal protein RPS23 (encoded by transcript BESB_083100) produces MGKPNGIRTARKLRSRRRLQKWADKTYKKAHLGTRWKANPFGGSSHAKGIVVEKLGIEAKQPNSAIRKCVRVQLIKNGKKITAFVPRDGSLNYIDENDEVLVAGFGRSGHAVGDIPGVRFKVVKVAGASLLALFKEKKEKPRT; encoded by the exons ATGG GAAAGCCTAACGGTATCCGTACCGCCCGCAAGCTTCGCTCCCGCCGTAGGCTGCAGAAGTGGGCTGACAAGACCTACAAGAAGGCTCACTTGGGAACCAG ATGGAAGGCCAACCCGTTCGGAGGCAGCTCCCACGCCAAGGGCATCGTCGTTGAGAAGCTGGGTATTGAGGCTAAACAG CCCAACTCTGCCATTCGTAAGTGCGTTCGCGTCCAGTTGATCAAGAATGGCAAGAAGATCACGGCCTTCGTTCCTCGTGATGGTTCGCTCAACTACATCGACGAAAACGACGAAGTTTTGGTTGCCGGTTTCGGTCGTAGCGGGCACGCCGTCGGTGATATTCCCGGTGTCCGATTCAAGGTCGTGAAGGTCGCTGGTGCTTCCTTGCTCGCGCTCTtcaaggagaagaaggagaagcccCGCACGTAA